In Chitinophaga nivalis, a single genomic region encodes these proteins:
- a CDS encoding enoyl-CoA hydratase-related protein, whose translation MQPEHIIIHPEVAPYVAHIQLNRPKELNALNLQLMGELRDALKALDADDSVRVIVLSGNEKAFAAGADIKQMAGKSAIDMYTTDQFSTWDTIKKTKKPIIAAVSGFALGGGCELMMLCDMIVASETARFGQPEIKLGVMPGAGGTQRLTRAVGKALAMEMVLTGRFITAQEALQAGLINRVVPVELYLQEAVKLAKEAAAMSPLALKMAKEAVLKAFDTTLEEGLHFERKNFYLLFAGEDQKEGMQAFIEKRAPVFTGK comes from the coding sequence ATGCAGCCAGAACACATTATCATACACCCCGAGGTGGCGCCCTATGTGGCCCACATACAGTTAAACCGGCCAAAAGAGCTGAACGCACTGAATTTGCAGTTGATGGGCGAACTAAGAGATGCCCTGAAAGCATTGGATGCGGATGACAGCGTACGTGTAATCGTATTAAGCGGCAATGAGAAAGCATTTGCTGCCGGCGCCGATATTAAGCAGATGGCAGGAAAATCTGCGATCGACATGTATACCACAGACCAGTTCAGTACGTGGGATACCATTAAGAAAACAAAGAAGCCCATTATCGCGGCAGTTAGTGGTTTTGCACTGGGTGGCGGTTGTGAGCTGATGATGTTATGTGATATGATTGTGGCCAGCGAAACGGCCCGTTTCGGCCAGCCGGAAATAAAACTCGGCGTGATGCCTGGCGCCGGTGGTACACAACGGCTTACCCGTGCGGTAGGCAAAGCGCTGGCGATGGAAATGGTGCTCACCGGCCGCTTTATTACTGCGCAGGAAGCTTTACAGGCAGGGCTGATCAATCGGGTAGTACCGGTAGAACTATACCTGCAGGAGGCGGTGAAATTGGCGAAAGAAGCAGCGGCGATGAGTCCTCTTGCCCTTAAAATGGCAAAAGAAGCCGTATTGAAAGCCTTTGACACCACCCTGGAAGAAGGATTGCATTTCGAACGTAAAAACTTTTATCTCCTTTTTGCAGGAGAGGATCAGAAGGAAGGAATGCAGGCATTTATTGAAAAAAGAGCGCCCGTTTTTACCGGAAAATAG
- a CDS encoding Tex family protein, whose translation MNPKHIALISSELGIAAKQAENTMNLLAEGSTVPFISRYRKEVTGSLDEVQIGRIEDLQKRYKEVDERREFIIKTITEQEKMTPELLEKIEATWVLAELEDIYLPYKPKRKTRATVAIEKGLEPLAKLLFESQDGDISAAETFLNEQVATSEEALKGARDIIAEWINENAECRDKLRKLFTHTGKLTSKVVEGKEQEGDKYKDYFEFSEDLREMPSHRVLAILRAESEGILFSSIAPVEEEAVELINKQFVTGKGKAAEQVGKAAGDAYKRLLRPSLENEFRAVAKEKADTDAIEVFAENLRQLLLAAPLGPKAVIAIDPGYRTGCKVVALDSQGNMLDNNVIFPLEKNYKRDDAEALLKKWADRYDTAAIAVGNGTAGRETEEFVKKIDFGKKINVFMVNESGASVYSASEVAREEFPDHDVTVRGAVSIGRRLIDPLAELVKIDPKSIGVGQYQHDVGQSALKQSLDRVVVSCVNNVGVNLNTASKHLLAYISGLGPSLAENIIKYRKENGAFSNRMQLKKVHRLGEKAFEQCAGFLRIENGDNPLDNSAVHPERYSLITEMAAKQHCTVGDLINQEDLRKKINPKDYVNEEVGILTLEDILKELAKPSRDPRDEIAIFEYAEGIHKIEDLKTGMVLPGVVTNITAFGAFVDIGVKQDGLVHISHLSNKFISNPNEAVKLNQKVQVTVLEIDVARKRISLSMKDQEKGGGQPAHNNGPRKEQRKEKAPAKEAPLNDFQAKLAALKNKFN comes from the coding sequence ATGAATCCGAAACACATTGCGCTTATTTCATCGGAACTGGGTATTGCGGCGAAACAGGCTGAAAATACCATGAACCTCTTAGCTGAAGGTTCTACTGTACCCTTCATCAGCCGTTACCGTAAAGAGGTGACCGGCAGCCTGGATGAGGTACAAATCGGCCGTATTGAGGATCTCCAGAAACGCTACAAGGAAGTAGATGAACGCCGTGAGTTTATTATCAAAACCATTACCGAACAGGAGAAAATGACGCCGGAGTTACTGGAGAAGATCGAAGCAACCTGGGTACTGGCGGAGCTGGAAGATATTTATCTTCCCTATAAACCTAAACGCAAAACACGTGCGACCGTGGCCATTGAAAAAGGCCTGGAACCTTTGGCCAAACTGCTGTTTGAGTCGCAGGACGGTGATATTTCCGCAGCTGAAACCTTCCTCAACGAGCAGGTAGCTACTTCGGAAGAAGCCCTGAAAGGCGCCCGTGATATTATTGCGGAATGGATCAATGAAAACGCGGAATGCCGTGATAAACTGCGTAAATTATTTACCCATACCGGTAAACTGACCTCCAAAGTAGTGGAAGGTAAAGAGCAGGAAGGGGACAAATACAAAGACTACTTTGAATTCTCCGAAGATCTCCGTGAGATGCCTTCCCACCGGGTACTGGCCATTTTGCGTGCAGAATCTGAAGGTATATTGTTCAGCTCCATCGCACCTGTTGAAGAAGAGGCCGTGGAACTGATCAACAAACAATTTGTTACCGGTAAAGGCAAAGCAGCCGAACAGGTAGGCAAAGCGGCTGGTGATGCGTACAAACGTTTACTGCGCCCCTCCCTGGAAAACGAATTCCGGGCGGTAGCCAAAGAAAAAGCGGATACGGATGCCATCGAAGTATTTGCGGAGAACCTGCGCCAGCTGTTACTCGCAGCACCGCTGGGTCCTAAGGCAGTTATTGCCATCGACCCCGGTTACAGAACAGGCTGTAAAGTTGTAGCACTCGACAGCCAGGGCAACATGCTGGATAACAACGTTATCTTCCCGCTGGAAAAGAACTATAAAAGAGATGATGCCGAGGCACTGCTGAAAAAGTGGGCCGACCGCTATGATACCGCTGCCATTGCCGTAGGTAATGGTACTGCCGGCCGTGAAACAGAAGAATTTGTGAAGAAGATTGATTTCGGTAAGAAAATCAATGTGTTCATGGTGAATGAAAGCGGTGCTTCTGTATATTCTGCTTCTGAAGTAGCCCGTGAAGAATTCCCGGATCACGATGTAACCGTACGTGGTGCCGTATCCATTGGCCGCAGGCTGATAGATCCACTGGCGGAACTGGTAAAGATCGATCCTAAATCCATCGGTGTAGGACAGTACCAGCATGACGTAGGGCAATCTGCCTTAAAACAAAGCCTGGACCGCGTGGTCGTTAGTTGCGTGAACAATGTAGGCGTCAACCTCAACACAGCCTCCAAACACCTGCTGGCCTATATTTCCGGTCTGGGGCCTTCCCTGGCGGAAAACATTATCAAATACCGGAAAGAAAACGGCGCATTCAGCAACCGGATGCAACTGAAAAAAGTACACCGCCTGGGCGAAAAAGCATTTGAACAGTGCGCGGGCTTTTTACGTATCGAAAACGGAGACAATCCGCTGGATAATTCCGCCGTACACCCGGAACGCTATAGCCTCATCACGGAAATGGCTGCCAAACAGCATTGCACCGTAGGAGACCTGATCAACCAGGAAGACCTGCGCAAAAAGATCAATCCGAAGGATTATGTCAATGAAGAAGTAGGTATACTGACACTGGAAGACATCCTGAAGGAGCTGGCCAAACCAAGCCGTGACCCCCGCGATGAGATTGCAATCTTTGAATATGCGGAAGGTATCCACAAAATAGAAGACCTGAAAACAGGCATGGTATTACCGGGCGTAGTAACCAATATCACCGCCTTTGGCGCCTTTGTAGACATCGGCGTTAAACAGGATGGTCTGGTACACATCTCTCACCTGTCCAATAAGTTCATCAGCAATCCCAATGAAGCGGTAAAACTGAACCAGAAAGTACAGGTGACCGTGTTGGAAATTGATGTGGCCCGCAAACGTATTTCCTTGTCGATGAAAGATCAGGAAAAAGGTGGCGGACAACCTGCGCATAACAACGGTCCGCGTAAGGAACAACGCAAGGAAAAAGCACCGGCAAAAGAGGCGCCGCTGAATGATTTCCAGGCGAAACTGGCCGCGTTGAAAAACAAGTTTAACTAA
- the mazG gene encoding nucleoside triphosphate pyrophosphohydrolase: protein MEKKPTFDRLLQIMDDLREKCPWDRKQTIQTLRQLTIEETYELADAITDEDWKSIKEELGDILLHIVFYAKIGAEQQKFDINDVINGVCEKLIHRHPHIYGDVTVADEEEVKQNWEKLKLKEGKKSVLSGVPVSLPALVKAMRLQEKAKQTGFEWETADQVWEKVKEEVHELEEAVQTKSQEEKEAEFGDVMFSLVNYSRFLQIDAENALERTNKKFQRRFQEMEAMALQQGRTLNDMTLTEMDTLWNQVKAAEQV from the coding sequence ATGGAAAAGAAACCAACATTCGATCGCCTCTTGCAAATCATGGACGATTTAAGGGAAAAATGCCCATGGGACCGTAAACAAACTATCCAGACCCTCCGGCAGCTGACTATTGAAGAAACCTATGAGCTGGCAGATGCCATTACGGACGAGGACTGGAAATCCATTAAGGAAGAACTGGGTGACATCCTGCTGCATATTGTATTCTACGCCAAAATAGGAGCAGAGCAGCAAAAATTTGATATCAACGATGTCATCAACGGGGTATGTGAGAAACTCATTCACCGCCACCCGCATATTTATGGAGATGTGACCGTAGCGGATGAAGAAGAAGTCAAACAAAACTGGGAGAAGCTGAAACTGAAAGAAGGTAAAAAATCTGTACTCAGCGGGGTACCGGTTTCCCTGCCTGCACTGGTGAAAGCCATGCGACTGCAGGAAAAAGCCAAACAAACCGGTTTCGAATGGGAAACGGCTGATCAGGTATGGGAAAAGGTGAAGGAAGAAGTCCATGAACTGGAAGAAGCCGTACAGACCAAGTCACAGGAAGAGAAGGAAGCCGAATTCGGGGATGTTATGTTCTCTCTCGTGAATTACTCCCGCTTCCTGCAAATAGATGCAGAGAATGCACTGGAACGTACCAATAAAAAATTCCAGCGCCGGTTTCAGGAAATGGAGGCAATGGCATTGCAACAGGGGCGTACGCTCAATGATATGACACTAACGGAAATGGATACACTTTGGAATCAGGTGAAAGCGGCAGAACAGGTATAA
- a CDS encoding sensor histidine kinase yields the protein MIDTKEIRLFFLRHGYLLIIAAWLFTFAFLFSNYWSYYSSPQGVKRSLEKSIHQREKAFDKLVKDTTTASSLFQRNYTEETLARLNNRDYYVFAYDASDGGNWLTFWSTSQVQPEELQGAPLKEGDQFMKLKNGYYEVITRKLRSVPGHQRFLVGVIPIRMEYAIRNNYLVSHFYDKAELGAEYNIFREQPALILPEHIILPVLNGRGDTLFYLDYNAGMHVHPPNNLSVALRILGCICVLIFLNLFATLLAKNTNPLYGFLFLFIIVFSLRVFSYVYPFPFNLRALNIFDPRIYAKDDIFFSLGDLMVNVLLSFWMILFFREHVKTINPPVIKKRWLQSVIIIFASLILYIVEQFLADLIQSLVIDSHISFDVTNFFSLNEYSVIGVMVLGFISFSFLFFSQIINYLLNELTNFQYRTKYIWLAAVGIIWVLFRIHNPELMFSVSMVIWLLAYIVILDFLADRFESSTATVPFLFWLFLLTITTSGVLVHYNNQKELYTRERLAEDLSKQKDPYLEMLLNEVGKKIEHDEYMQYFFQNKNNRERKGELEEMLSQKYFQGYLSRFNVTFYPYDENGAPVYASDTVSLMSFNRKMLFESEASPLQVSGNDLYYYERSFNDYSYIGKKEFHNKSDYGVTGWLVYVLSPKVISSERLYPELLVEGELTDLSREYAANYSYAVYDKGILVSNNNDFPFPIRLYAHELPATDMAVKTVEGHSELIYRASSEKVVIVVKQSRTFVEFITLFSCMFCLFLLIIVIYKAFDLLIKARMRLSNVRNLISISIRKKVHGTIIFIVIFSFIILGITTIKFFIYRSESQNRERLSRTMGEVAHDVEKVFERQQDTDQIDDLYDSFFLSRLSGALSDIADDRALDINVYDNDGNLQLTTQPMMTDKGLISNKMEPMAYYKLFRLEKVQAIQTEKIGTMSFLSGYTPLRDRNGEVFAYLNVPYFATQTELNQQISSFLVALITFNAFIFLIAGMVALLITNSITRSFSLVTEKLRHVNLGQRNDEIEWDKDDEIGALVKEYNKMVRKLEVSAARLAKSEREGAWREMARQVAHEIKNPLTPMKLSIQYLQRAIAGDSPNVKELSRNVAGTLVEQIEHLSNIASDFSAFARIGEPANEVVLVNDVLHSLTGLYQSHEECLIEYIAPAQEFYVFADKTQMNRLFTNLLQNAIQAIPENKKGHIVVQLKAVEQSVMVSVADNGEGISPEVQSKIFVPNFTTKSSGTGLGLAMCKNIAEQARGEIWFETKLNEGTTFYVKLPLFQDRHQG from the coding sequence TTGATCGATACTAAAGAAATAAGACTTTTTTTCCTGCGTCATGGATATCTGCTGATCATTGCAGCATGGCTTTTTACTTTCGCATTCCTGTTCAGTAACTACTGGTCGTACTATTCTTCTCCGCAGGGAGTGAAACGCAGCCTGGAAAAAAGCATCCACCAACGGGAAAAGGCATTTGACAAACTGGTAAAAGATACCACCACAGCCTCCAGCCTTTTCCAGCGCAACTATACAGAAGAAACACTGGCGCGGCTCAATAACCGCGATTACTACGTTTTTGCCTACGATGCCAGTGATGGCGGCAACTGGCTTACTTTCTGGAGCACCAGCCAGGTGCAGCCGGAAGAGCTGCAAGGCGCACCCCTGAAAGAAGGCGACCAGTTCATGAAGCTGAAAAATGGCTATTATGAAGTGATTACCCGCAAACTCAGGTCTGTACCGGGGCACCAGCGTTTTCTGGTAGGCGTGATCCCCATCCGGATGGAATATGCCATCCGCAATAATTACCTCGTCAGCCATTTTTATGATAAAGCCGAGCTAGGTGCGGAATACAATATCTTCCGCGAACAACCGGCGCTGATCCTGCCGGAACATATTATCCTGCCGGTACTCAATGGTCGCGGGGATACGTTGTTTTACCTGGATTACAACGCCGGGATGCACGTACATCCGCCCAACAACCTGAGTGTGGCGCTGCGGATACTGGGCTGTATCTGCGTACTGATTTTCCTGAACCTGTTTGCCACGCTGCTGGCCAAAAACACGAACCCGTTATACGGTTTTCTGTTCCTGTTCATCATCGTATTCAGCTTGCGGGTATTCAGCTACGTATATCCTTTCCCGTTCAACCTACGGGCCCTGAATATCTTTGACCCGAGGATCTATGCAAAAGATGATATCTTCTTCTCCCTGGGCGATCTCATGGTGAACGTGCTGCTGAGTTTCTGGATGATTCTCTTCTTCCGCGAACACGTAAAAACGATCAATCCGCCGGTCATTAAAAAGCGCTGGCTGCAAAGTGTGATCATCATCTTCGCCAGTCTGATTCTCTATATTGTAGAGCAGTTCCTGGCAGATTTGATACAGAGTCTCGTGATCGATTCCCACATCTCTTTTGATGTGACGAACTTTTTCAGTCTCAATGAATACAGCGTCATTGGCGTGATGGTACTGGGTTTTATCTCATTCAGTTTCCTGTTCTTCTCTCAGATCATTAACTACCTGTTAAATGAACTGACCAACTTCCAGTATCGGACCAAGTACATCTGGCTGGCGGCAGTCGGTATTATCTGGGTGTTGTTCCGTATTCATAATCCGGAGCTGATGTTCTCTGTTTCGATGGTCATCTGGTTGCTGGCATACATCGTGATCCTCGACTTCCTGGCCGATCGTTTTGAGAGTAGCACTGCCACGGTGCCCTTCCTCTTTTGGTTGTTCCTGCTCACGATCACTACCTCCGGGGTACTGGTACATTATAACAATCAGAAAGAGTTATATACGCGGGAACGGTTGGCAGAAGACCTGTCGAAACAAAAAGATCCCTACCTGGAGATGTTGCTGAATGAAGTAGGGAAGAAGATAGAGCACGATGAATACATGCAGTATTTCTTCCAGAATAAAAATAACCGGGAGCGAAAGGGAGAGCTGGAAGAGATGTTGTCGCAGAAATATTTTCAGGGATACCTGAGTCGCTTCAATGTAACGTTTTATCCGTATGATGAAAACGGAGCACCGGTCTATGCGTCGGATACCGTGAGCCTGATGTCATTCAACCGGAAAATGTTGTTTGAGTCAGAAGCCTCTCCGTTGCAGGTAAGCGGCAACGACCTGTATTATTATGAACGCAGCTTTAATGATTACAGTTATATTGGCAAAAAGGAATTCCACAACAAATCAGATTACGGCGTCACGGGATGGCTGGTGTATGTGTTGTCTCCCAAAGTAATCAGTAGTGAACGATTGTATCCGGAGCTGCTGGTAGAAGGGGAGCTGACGGATCTCAGCCGGGAATATGCCGCCAACTATTCCTATGCGGTATACGATAAAGGCATACTGGTTAGTAATAACAACGACTTCCCATTCCCGATCCGGCTGTATGCGCATGAACTACCAGCCACCGATATGGCGGTGAAAACCGTAGAAGGGCATTCAGAACTGATTTACAGGGCTTCGTCGGAAAAAGTGGTGATTGTGGTAAAACAGAGCCGCACCTTCGTGGAATTCATTACGTTGTTTTCCTGCATGTTCTGTTTGTTTCTGTTGATTATTGTGATATACAAGGCATTTGATCTGCTGATCAAGGCCCGTATGCGGTTGAGTAATGTGCGTAACCTGATTAGCATTAGTATCCGCAAGAAAGTACACGGCACCATCATTTTTATCGTTATTTTCTCTTTTATTATTCTGGGGATTACCACCATTAAATTTTTCATTTACCGGTCCGAATCCCAGAACCGCGAAAGACTGAGCCGGACCATGGGAGAGGTGGCACATGATGTAGAAAAGGTCTTTGAACGGCAGCAGGATACTGACCAGATAGATGATCTCTATGATTCTTTTTTCCTGAGCCGCCTGTCTGGCGCCTTATCCGATATTGCGGACGACCGTGCCCTGGATATCAATGTATACGACAATGACGGTAACCTGCAGCTGACCACGCAGCCCATGATGACAGACAAGGGGCTGATCTCCAACAAAATGGAGCCGATGGCCTACTACAAGCTGTTCCGCCTGGAAAAGGTGCAGGCTATCCAGACAGAGAAAATAGGGACGATGTCTTTCCTGTCGGGGTACACGCCCCTGCGGGACCGCAACGGGGAAGTATTTGCCTATCTGAATGTACCTTACTTTGCTACACAAACGGAACTGAATCAGCAGATTTCCAGCTTCCTGGTAGCCCTGATTACGTTTAATGCCTTTATTTTCCTGATCGCCGGTATGGTAGCATTGCTGATCACCAACTCTATTACCCGTTCATTTTCGTTGGTGACAGAAAAGCTGCGCCATGTAAACCTGGGGCAGCGCAATGATGAGATAGAGTGGGATAAAGACGATGAAATCGGTGCGCTGGTGAAGGAGTATAATAAAATGGTGCGTAAGCTGGAAGTGAGTGCGGCGCGTTTGGCGAAGAGCGAGAGGGAAGGAGCGTGGCGGGAAATGGCAAGGCAGGTAGCCCATGAAATCAAGAATCCGCTTACACCAATGAAGCTGAGTATCCAGTACCTGCAGCGGGCTATTGCGGGCGATTCGCCCAATGTAAAAGAGTTGTCGCGGAATGTGGCGGGTACGCTGGTAGAGCAGATAGAACACTTGTCGAATATCGCCTCCGATTTTTCGGCTTTTGCACGTATCGGTGAACCGGCGAATGAAGTGGTATTGGTGAATGATGTATTGCATTCTTTAACCGGATTATATCAAAGCCATGAAGAGTGCCTGATTGAATATATCGCACCGGCACAGGAGTTTTATGTTTTTGCAGATAAAACCCAGATGAACCGTTTATTCACCAACCTGTTGCAAAATGCAATTCAGGCTATTCCGGAGAATAAAAAAGGACATATTGTGGTGCAGTTAAAAGCTGTAGAGCAATCGGTGATGGTGAGTGTGGCCGATAATGGAGAAGGCATTTCCCCGGAAGTGCAGTCGAAGATTTTTGTGCCGAATTTTACGACCAAGTCTTCCGGTACGGGATTGGGGCTGGCGATGTGTAAAAACATTGCAGAGCAGGCCCGTGGAGAGATCTGGTTTGAAACGAAGCTGAATGAAGGCACTACTTTTTATGTGAAGTTACCGTTGTTCCAGGACCGGCATCAGGGATAG
- the plsX gene encoding phosphate acyltransferase PlsX: MRIGLDMMGGDFAPTEAVKGVKAFLDTVAADVHLVLIGDEQQLLPLVAEAQLDQSKYSVVHSSQTVGMNEHPTKALKEKPQSSISIGFHLLKNEKIDAFISAGNTGAMMVGTYYSIKAIEGVQRPTISTLVPRENGTYGLLLDVGINADCKPENLVQFAILGSLYSQHILKIDNPKIGLLNIGEEEGKGNLLALATYPLLKENKQINFIGNIEGRDVLSEKADVIVCEGFTGNVILKMAESFHELALRRNIEDDYMKKFDFEAYGGTPVLGVSKPVIIGHGISKGLAFKNMILLAQQMIESKLLEKIKESFVSNEKQ, translated from the coding sequence ATGAGAATCGGGCTTGATATGATGGGCGGCGACTTTGCCCCCACAGAGGCAGTAAAAGGAGTAAAAGCATTTTTAGACACCGTTGCAGCTGACGTGCATCTGGTGCTGATCGGAGATGAGCAACAGCTCCTCCCATTAGTAGCGGAAGCACAGTTGGACCAATCAAAATATTCAGTTGTTCATTCATCCCAGACCGTTGGGATGAATGAACATCCTACCAAGGCACTGAAAGAGAAGCCACAATCTTCTATCTCTATCGGTTTTCATTTGTTAAAAAATGAAAAAATAGATGCCTTCATCAGTGCTGGTAATACCGGCGCCATGATGGTAGGCACCTACTATTCCATTAAGGCGATAGAAGGCGTGCAACGGCCAACAATCTCTACTTTAGTACCCCGTGAAAACGGAACGTACGGCCTTTTACTTGACGTGGGTATCAACGCCGACTGCAAACCAGAAAACCTAGTGCAATTTGCCATTCTTGGTTCCCTCTATTCACAGCATATCCTGAAGATTGATAATCCGAAAATAGGCTTGCTGAATATCGGCGAAGAAGAAGGTAAAGGCAATTTGCTCGCCCTGGCCACCTATCCCCTGCTAAAAGAAAACAAACAAATTAATTTCATCGGTAATATTGAAGGTAGAGACGTGCTGAGTGAAAAAGCCGATGTAATTGTATGCGAAGGTTTTACTGGCAACGTGATACTGAAAATGGCCGAATCATTCCATGAATTAGCGTTAAGACGCAATATCGAGGATGATTACATGAAAAAATTTGATTTTGAAGCATATGGCGGTACTCCCGTTCTAGGCGTCTCCAAACCAGTGATCATCGGTCACGGTATTTCAAAGGGTCTCGCCTTTAAAAACATGATACTGCTCGCACAACAAATGATAGAAAGTAAACTGCTCGAAAAGATCAAAGAAAGCTTTGTATCTAACGAGAAACAGTAA
- the rpmF gene encoding 50S ribosomal protein L32 has translation MPNPKRRHSQQRSAKRRTHYKAVADTLSTDSATGEVHLRHRAHWVENKLYYKGKVVLEKQSSAK, from the coding sequence ATGCCAAATCCTAAACGCAGACATTCTCAGCAAAGATCAGCAAAGAGAAGAACGCATTATAAGGCGGTAGCGGATACATTAAGCACAGACAGCGCAACCGGTGAAGTGCACCTGAGACATCGTGCTCATTGGGTGGAAAACAAACTGTACTACAAAGGAAAAGTAGTATTGGAAAAACAGAGCAGCGCTAAATAA
- a CDS encoding YceD family protein, translating into MKPLREFEIAFVGLKPGVHSFQYEIGDSFFDNFEGPKEFNDCKASINLSLDKKSNFFLLKFEIGGTVTVTCDRCGEPFQLRLWDDFNQIVKLVDNPEEMASEEEDPDVSYILKTESHLNVAPWIYEFIHLSIPMQRIHPDNADGKSGCNPKVIEMLERMNQQAKENDNPIWKGLDKFKDN; encoded by the coding sequence ATGAAACCACTCCGCGAATTTGAGATTGCCTTTGTAGGACTAAAACCAGGGGTGCATTCATTTCAGTATGAGATAGGAGATAGTTTCTTTGATAACTTTGAAGGTCCGAAAGAATTCAATGATTGTAAAGCCAGTATTAATCTGAGCTTAGACAAGAAGAGTAATTTTTTTCTGCTGAAATTTGAAATAGGCGGCACGGTAACAGTAACATGTGATCGTTGCGGTGAACCCTTCCAACTGCGGTTATGGGACGATTTCAATCAGATAGTAAAACTGGTTGACAATCCGGAAGAAATGGCCAGTGAAGAAGAAGATCCGGATGTATCGTATATTTTAAAAACAGAAAGTCACTTAAATGTGGCTCCCTGGATATACGAATTCATCCATCTGAGTATTCCCATGCAGCGTATACACCCCGACAATGCCGATGGCAAAAGCGGTTGTAATCCTAAGGTGATTGAAATGCTGGAACGAATGAACCAGCAGGCTAAAGAAAATGATAATCCAATCTGGAAAGGATTGGATAAATTTAAGGACAATTAA